From Staphylococcus delphini, one genomic window encodes:
- a CDS encoding urease subunit beta: MQPGEIIVNSTEIMINEGRENTKLLVKNTGDRPVQVGSHYHFFEANPALSFDREQAYGKHLDIPAGAAVRFEPGDEKEIRLVRYAGKQHVYGFHGLVDGPLDQSRITAPNMVEGSEVK; the protein is encoded by the coding sequence TGCAACCTGGAGAAATTATTGTGAATTCAACCGAAATTATGATTAATGAAGGACGCGAAAATACAAAATTACTGGTTAAAAATACAGGGGATCGACCTGTTCAAGTCGGTTCACATTATCATTTTTTTGAAGCGAATCCCGCACTGTCGTTTGATCGTGAACAAGCGTATGGAAAACATTTAGACATTCCAGCGGGTGCAGCTGTAAGATTCGAACCAGGTGACGAAAAAGAAATACGTCTTGTGCGTTATGCAGGGAAACAACATGTATATGGTTTTCACGGCTTAGTCGATGGGCCACTTGATCAATCTCGTATTACAGCGCCTAATATGGTAGAGGGAAGTGAAGTCAAATGA